In one Xylanibacillus composti genomic region, the following are encoded:
- the phoU gene encoding phosphate signaling complex protein PhoU, translating into MNTNRQQFDEQLNTLRSALVEMGRMVEEAILNSVKSLKETDLELAQQIVNQDVAINEIEEKIDEIGTTLIATQQPVAKDLRRILVAFKISSDLERMGDLAVDIAKVVMRIGNEELVKPLVDIPRMAEIVQLMISESIQSYMEENVDLAYKMAKMDDEVDNLYSQILRELFVFMVDNPKTVNQSLQLCFVSRYLERMADHATNIGESVVYLVRGHRPDLNQ; encoded by the coding sequence ATGAATACGAACCGCCAACAATTTGATGAACAGCTGAACACGCTGCGCAGTGCGCTAGTAGAAATGGGGCGCATGGTAGAGGAGGCGATTCTGAATTCCGTCAAGTCACTGAAGGAGACCGATCTTGAGCTGGCGCAGCAAATCGTAAATCAGGATGTGGCCATTAATGAAATCGAGGAGAAAATCGATGAAATCGGCACGACGCTGATCGCTACCCAACAGCCGGTAGCCAAGGATTTGCGGCGCATCCTGGTCGCCTTCAAGATATCGAGCGATCTGGAGCGAATGGGCGATCTGGCCGTAGATATTGCGAAGGTCGTTATGCGGATCGGCAACGAAGAGCTGGTAAAGCCGCTCGTGGACATACCGCGCATGGCGGAGATTGTACAGCTCATGATTTCCGAATCGATTCAGTCCTACATGGAAGAGAATGTGGATCTCGCTTACAAGATGGCGAAGATGGATGATGAGGTCGACAATCTGTACAGCCAAATTTTGCGGGAGCTGTTCGTCTTCATGGTGGACAATCCCAAAACAGTTAACCAGTCGCTGCAGCTCTGCTTCGTCAGCCGCTATCTGGAACGTATGGCCGATCATGCAACCAATATCGGCGAGAGCGTAGTCTATCTGGTACGCGGCCATCGTCCTGATCTGAATCAATAA
- the pstB gene encoding phosphate ABC transporter ATP-binding protein PstB: MIRISEKEGTAVVADAKREIVIDTKALNLWYGQDQALKNISLQMSEKQVTAIIGPSGCGKSTYIKTLNRMVEMNPLVRINGQILFKQRDIFHRNYSVEELRTQVGMVFQKPNPFPKSIYENVAYGPRIHGIRKKKLLDEIVERSLKNAALWDEVKDRLNENAYGLSGGQQQRLCIARTLSIEPEVILMDEPTSALDPISTLKIEELVQELKKDYTIVIVTHNMQQAARVSDQTAFFLNGEVVEFNDTVTLFSNPNDQRTEDYITGRFG; the protein is encoded by the coding sequence ATGATACGAATTAGCGAAAAAGAGGGCACTGCGGTGGTTGCAGACGCCAAAAGAGAAATCGTGATTGATACGAAAGCATTGAATTTGTGGTACGGCCAGGATCAAGCGCTGAAAAACATCTCCCTGCAGATGAGCGAAAAACAGGTCACCGCCATCATTGGTCCGTCCGGCTGCGGAAAGTCCACTTATATCAAGACATTGAACCGGATGGTGGAGATGAATCCGCTTGTCCGCATCAACGGGCAAATTTTGTTCAAGCAGCGGGATATCTTTCACAGAAATTACAGTGTGGAGGAATTGAGGACGCAAGTGGGGATGGTCTTTCAGAAGCCGAATCCGTTCCCGAAGAGCATATATGAAAATGTGGCCTATGGACCCAGAATTCATGGCATACGCAAAAAGAAGCTGCTCGACGAAATCGTGGAGAGAAGCTTGAAGAACGCAGCCTTGTGGGACGAAGTGAAGGATCGGCTGAACGAGAATGCCTACGGCTTGTCCGGCGGTCAGCAACAGCGGCTTTGCATTGCGCGGACGCTGTCGATTGAACCGGAAGTGATCCTGATGGATGAGCCGACCTCGGCGCTTGACCCGATTTCAACCTTGAAGATCGAGGAGCTCGTGCAGGAGCTGAAGAAGGACTACACGATTGTCATCGTCACGCACAATATGCAGCAGGCCGCAAGGGTGTCTGACCAGACGGCGTTTTTCCTCAATGGAGAAGTGGTGGAATTCAACGATACCGTCACCTTGTTCTCCAATCCGAACGATCAGCGCACGGAAGATTATATTACGGGCCGATTCGGCTAA